A genomic window from Candidatus Neomarinimicrobiota bacterium includes:
- a CDS encoding peptidoglycan DD-metalloendopeptidase family protein: MFRQIIPILIVFSLTLCWGQKISKDYKKELKAQNSAIQSLRNEIEATKNRIQSEGRKEKTSARRVNNLSEEISLLQRLVREIKKEEELLVADISRTEKHIKKSEIELDTLRVRYARRLGKIYKKGQLSNLEKIFSSTSWRQAIYRTKYLKIISDLDQKTHATIRSLLVEIGQQKLGLEAALRKKRRLKRDREKTLSEVRNKKRKEQRELTKIRKSQKELKTYLTEKQAGVKQLESILKKIREDIARTDREDRIRKQQMALKAKEFPKLKGQLAWPAEGRVITKFGRQWNAKLKTTTENPGVDIKGKPGSEIRTVLGGIVTTITFLRGFGTTIIIDHGNGFYTVYSHVTNVEVNEDSEVRGGDVIAYMGDSGSINGSQLHFEIWGQGQKQNPEKWLRKK, from the coding sequence ATGTTTCGGCAAATTATACCAATTTTAATCGTTTTTTCCTTGACCCTTTGCTGGGGGCAAAAAATATCAAAGGATTACAAGAAGGAACTTAAAGCGCAAAACAGCGCCATTCAATCGCTTCGAAATGAAATTGAAGCGACCAAGAACCGCATTCAATCTGAAGGTAGAAAAGAAAAAACTTCTGCTCGCCGAGTAAATAACCTTTCAGAAGAAATATCCCTTCTTCAAAGATTAGTAAGAGAAATTAAAAAGGAAGAGGAACTCCTCGTTGCGGATATTTCTCGGACTGAAAAGCATATTAAAAAAAGTGAAATTGAATTAGATACTTTGAGAGTTCGCTATGCACGGCGATTGGGCAAAATTTATAAAAAAGGCCAGTTATCAAATTTGGAGAAAATTTTCAGTTCCACCTCATGGCGCCAGGCGATTTACCGCACAAAATATTTAAAAATTATTTCTGATTTGGATCAAAAAACCCACGCAACGATTCGGTCTTTGTTAGTAGAAATAGGTCAACAGAAATTAGGCCTCGAGGCTGCATTGAGGAAAAAGCGTCGCCTTAAAAGGGATCGTGAAAAAACCCTGTCCGAAGTTCGTAATAAAAAACGAAAAGAACAGCGGGAACTGACGAAGATTCGCAAAAGTCAAAAAGAGCTTAAAACCTATCTCACTGAAAAACAGGCTGGTGTAAAACAATTGGAATCTATCCTTAAAAAAATTCGAGAGGATATTGCCAGAACTGATAGGGAAGATCGAATTCGAAAGCAGCAGATGGCCCTTAAGGCAAAAGAGTTTCCCAAACTAAAAGGGCAATTGGCTTGGCCGGCTGAAGGCCGGGTTATAACGAAATTTGGGCGCCAGTGGAATGCTAAATTGAAAACGACAACCGAAAACCCCGGAGTTGATATTAAAGGGAAACCTGGTTCTGAAATCCGCACTGTTTTGGGCGGTATCGTTACTACAATTACTTTTCTCCGTGGTTTTGGGACAACCATAATCATTGACCATGGTAACGGCTTTTATACTGTTTATAGCCATGTGACCAATGTGGAAGTCAATGAAGATAGTGAAGTTCGCGGCGGTGATGTGATTGCATATATGGGCGATTCTGGTTCTATTAATGGTTCTCAACTTCATTTCGAAATATGGGGCCAAGGGCAGAAGCAAAATCCAGAAAAATGGTTACGCAAAAAATGA
- a CDS encoding cyclic nucleotide-binding domain-containing protein, whose protein sequence is MKSAKWENIFKGWNRSESETVLTLKQVPVFKDFSDKEFSELEKMMHHRTFGAGDFVFKNRAPGEGMYIIMHGTVKITVGTRAGNENILAELGVGDFFGELALFDDEPRSANAIATIDTELLGF, encoded by the coding sequence TTGAAAAGCGCCAAGTGGGAAAATATTTTTAAAGGATGGAATCGCTCTGAGAGTGAAACCGTCTTAACCCTGAAACAAGTCCCAGTATTTAAAGATTTTTCCGATAAAGAGTTTTCGGAACTTGAAAAAATGATGCATCACCGCACTTTTGGTGCCGGAGATTTTGTTTTTAAAAATCGTGCCCCCGGCGAAGGAATGTATATCATTATGCACGGTACTGTGAAGATCACCGTTGGAACCCGGGCCGGTAATGAAAATATTTTAGCGGAATTAGGCGTGGGTGATTTCTTTGGCGAACTTGCCTTATTCGACGATGAGCCTCGATCGGCCAACGCCATCGCCACCATAGATACCGAACTATTGGGATTCTT